The Rubricoccus marinus nucleotide sequence GAGGTTGGCGATAAAGATGGACATCGTGAAGCCGATGCCGGTCAGAAACGCCACGCCGACCATCTGGCGCCACGAGACGCCCTCGGGGAGAGAAGCGAGGCCGGTGCGCACCGCGACCCACGCCAATGCCAGCACGCCCACAGGCTTGCCAACGATGAGGCCCGCCGCAATGCCGAGCGCGACGGCGTCGGTCAGCAGGGCGCCGGCGCCGGCGCCGAGCGCGACGCCTGCGTTGGCTAGAGCAAAGACCGGCATCACGAAAAACGCCACGAAGCCATGAAGCCCGTGCTCCAGTCGCGCCAGAGGCGTTTCAACGGCTTCGACGCTCTCCTCAAGCGCGTGCAGCGCGTACATCTGCTCGCCCGTCGGCTCAGCCTGGCCGGGCTTCATCTTGTCCGCGAACGTGGCGAGATAGCCCTGCGCGCGCTCCAGAAACGCCGGGGCGTCGATGATGCGCGAGGCGGGGATAGTCAGCGCCACGAGCACGCCCGCGACCGTCGCGTGGACGCCGCTCTTAAGGAACGCGACCCAGATCACGAGACCGATCAACGCGTACGGCCACGTTTTGCGCACGCCCAGCTTGTTCAGGACGGCAAGCAGCGCAACCAGTCCAACGCCCAGCGCGAGCGCTCCCAGCTTCAACTCGGCCGTGTAGAAGAGGGCGATCACCATCACGGCCATGAGGTCATCCGCGATCGCGAGGGCGGTCAGGAAGATCTTCAGCGCCAGAGGCGCGCGCGTGCCCAGCAGCGCCAGCACGCCGAGCGCGAACGCGATGTCGGTCGCCATCGGCACGCCCCAGCCCGCGATGCGCTCCGGGCTTCCGATCCCGGCGTTGACGGCCACGTAGATAAGGGCCGGGATGGCCGCGCCACCGACGGCCGCGATCACGGAGAGCGCTGCCTTTTTCGGGTTGGACAGCTCGCCCACGAGCACCTCGCGCTTGATCTCCAGCCCGACCACAAAGAAGAAGAGCGCCATCAGGCCGTCGTTGACCCACAAGAGCAGCGGCTTCGAGATCTCGAACGAACCCGCGCCAACGGTGACGTACATGCCCCACAGATCCGCGTACGACGCCGCGAGCGGGCTGTTGGCCCACGCGAACGCGACCACGGCGCAGAACAGGAGCAGGATGCCGCCAGCGGCTTCGGTGCGGAAGAAGTCCTGGAAGGACGAGACGAGGGTTCTCATAAGCTTGGGAGTGAGGGCGCCCCGCGTGTTAGGGGGCGCGCCTCTGGCGCGCGCGCCAGAGAAGGGGGGAAGCCTCAGGACATCCGAGGCGAAACCAAACGGCGGGAGCGTGTCCCGCCAGAAGCCTGCGCGAGGCGCTAGACCCGAGCCGTGCGTTCAAGGACCACGCAGCGCCCCAGCCAGTCCCGCTTCGGGCACGGCTTCGCTTTGGTGACGCAGAGGACGAGGGGGCGCATGGTGCCTCCCACGCCTAACCCGTTGTACGGATTCGTGAAAGCGGCTTCACACGTCCTCCGTGAAGGCGGTTTCATGGATCGCCTCTGGCGCTCCACCTGCGTTGGCCGCGCCTTCAGATTTCTCAGCCACATGGCCGTTGAGCGCGGTCGCTAGAGTGTTCGTGTCGGCGTGGTGCTATTCGTGGCAGAGGGCTCGCCGTCCGTGACACCGCGCGCACCGCCACAGCCGCGGCGCCGTTGGCGGTGTGCTTCCCCGCGACCCGAGGCGCTGCATTTCTGCGGCGGCCTCTCGCTGAGATCCCCACCTGCTCGCTTTATGACTCGCTTCGTCTTCGGCTCCAACCGGCTCCGCATGGGGCTGCTCCTCGTTCTCCTGTTCGCCGCCTCGTTGTTCGTGGCTCGCGCTGCCGTTGGCGTGATCGGCCGTGCGTTCGCGCCAGATCACCACCGCGGTTCTCATGCGCACGCGGCGCACACCTCCCACGGAGAGGGGCATCATCATCGGCGTCACCACCGCCGATAGCGATGGGCCTCTGGCGCCAGAGGCGGCCTAGTACCCGCGCGATGCGCCGGTGCTGTCTCCTGGCGCGACGCGTCGCATGCGGGAAAACGGGTAGCCGCCACAGCCCGTGCGCGGGACGGAGGGATCCGCGTCGCCAGAGGCAGCAGCGGCTCCGGGTGTCGGTGCGTCGTAGACGCTGAGGCAGAAGGCCCACTCGTACGGCGCCATGCCGGCGAGCGGGACCCAATCGATGCGCGTCCAGAGGCCGCCATCGGTTG carries:
- the nhaA gene encoding Na+/H+ antiporter NhaA produces the protein MRTLVSSFQDFFRTEAAGGILLLFCAVVAFAWANSPLAASYADLWGMYVTVGAGSFEISKPLLLWVNDGLMALFFFVVGLEIKREVLVGELSNPKKAALSVIAAVGGAAIPALIYVAVNAGIGSPERIAGWGVPMATDIAFALGVLALLGTRAPLALKIFLTALAIADDLMAVMVIALFYTAELKLGALALGVGLVALLAVLNKLGVRKTWPYALIGLVIWVAFLKSGVHATVAGVLVALTIPASRIIDAPAFLERAQGYLATFADKMKPGQAEPTGEQMYALHALEESVEAVETPLARLEHGLHGFVAFFVMPVFALANAGVALGAGAGALLTDAVALGIAAGLIVGKPVGVLALAWVAVRTGLASLPEGVSWRQMVGVAFLTGIGFTMSIFIANLAFTTDPALLDSAKLGILVASLVSGVVGYVLLRTSSPAAVSKA